In Zingiber officinale cultivar Zhangliang chromosome 1A, Zo_v1.1, whole genome shotgun sequence, the DNA window ggaaccgattatggaaattaatatttaatggaattaataacttaaggtgatttgggtcgaacgtgttaagttccgcaggagatccaagtcaaaacctaaaagaacaaatagattaagttttggatcaaacgtgttaagttccgcaggcgatccaaaatttaatttaaaagaacacatggtagctagaaaaaggttcagacctttgtacaaaatttttgtacagtggaacctctaggttttccgagtagcaaccaacaaaatataCTATtaacaatttcattctataatcctTCTAATCAGACACTTAGACATGCACCTGAAATACTTCAAAAATCAATTTAAGTAGATGATAGAAAAGCTTTATGTTACtggcaaaagaagaaaaaataacagaAGAGATCATCAACTTGACAGTTTctattttggcaaatttaatagAGGTTTTTCATTCTTAGTTATTAGATCAAAGAACAAAGTGGCATACATGTCAGTGTCCTTTAGAATCAGAATTTTTATAAGAGAATAACAAACGttaaatttcagatttttttttatatgtgaACAAACTCTACATAAATAGACCAGTTTACCTTATTTTCTGCTTCTAAGCGATTTTTTAGTTTAGAAACCAGTGCCAAGATTGCATCTTTATTTGCTGACATAAGCTTCGTGAAGACAGACTGAATAACAGCTTTTGCATTCACATAGCCATTTAGCTCTCTCATGCATATAATTTTGTTTGTTTCATCATTACCAACCAGCTCTGCAATTTCAGGCACGCCGATAAGGACATCCTTGAGTTCCTATACAAATACAAGAAAACCAAGAATCAAAATCAATCTATTGCATGATTATCTTAAACAAGATAATCAAGAATCAAAATCAATCTATTGAATCATTATCTTGAACAAGATAATCAagaatcaacaacaacaacaaccaagccttattccactaggtggggtcggctacaAGATAATCAAGAATAAAAATCAATTATTGCTTGATTATCTTAAAATTGAATCATACATATAAACTAGAGTAGCAAAGATGGCAAATACATACAATAATATAAAGAACTTGTTATTTAATCAGATAAAAGCTAAACACATAAAATAGAAATACAACTGGAGTATATGAGAACAAGAGAAACAGACGGCAATCAGGAGATCAACTGAAAGAATACTTAATGTACCTCCATGCTGACAAAACCACATAGCGCTTTGAACTCTGTCAAAGCAATCGCCATCTCTGGCTTATGGTTTGGGTCCTTGTAAACATTTGGTCGCATCCTATGAAGCATCCTTGCAAGCTCCTTATCTGGGTGCGCTTGTATGGACAATGCTGAAGCCACAGACAATATCTACTcaaaatacaagaacaagtaaAATTTAGCATAACTTAATATCCCAAGGAATACCAAAAACCTACCTCAACAAAATACAAATTTTAACAGCTTGTTTTGAAGCGTCTAGTTTTATAAAATTGGAATTCTGTTTCTAATATTCTACTATATTTTAGCCATAGGTGAAAAAAGCAAGGATAAAATTGTATTATTTCAAATATTCAAGATTGCAATTTTGATTTAGACAATTGTAAGATTTGTGCTTCAGAATTCATGAGAGTAAAAAGTATATAATAAACATAGTGCACAATGTTTTATACCAAACATAAAAAAATGAAATCACGATTCACAAATTCCCACTTAATCAGAACTAGAATTCTTAAAACTCCTTCGCTAACAAGGAATTGGAAATTCAACAACAATTGACTGAAAACAAATTGTAAGCCTTCGACAGCACACAACTGTAGAGAAGCACAAACCAATACGCTGGGAACAGGCTGTGTAAACCCCATTCAAAGTGAAAGATGCAGAAATGCCAATTAATGGAGGAGAAGCACCTTGAACAAGAAAGGCAGGTCCGTTCCCCATTTCGCCACGACCTTATCTCCCAGAGCACCAGGGTTCTCCCGAATCCACTTCTTAAGTGTAACTTCCTCCGAATCCGAGCCAGTAAAGGAAGGTCCCGACTCGTGCGTGCCCATCCAGAACTCTGCGTAAGGGCGAGACGGATCGATCTCGGCGCCGGAGTTCCGCTCGAACAGACGCGCCACCGTCGAATCCTCCCCGCGGCGTCCCCAATCGTAGTTCTGGACCGAGCACCGAAGCCGCAACGGCCTCAGCGGCGCCTCCATTGCCTCCGGGGAGAACGGAAACCCTATGAGGAGGAGGGATGCAGGTTGGGACTCTTCGTCGACGAACGCGGGCGTCGGTGTGCGGGGGGCTTTTAAAGCAGAGAGGGAACAGAGATTGGAGACTAGAGCGGTGGATGCGGATTGGATGCCCTGGGCTATCGGTCGCCGGGGCAGAATCACCGGCTAACGCTTTCGCACGAGCCGCCAGCGCCGTTAAAACGTTGACCGAGCTGATCCGAGCCGAGCCGATCTGAGCCGATATGTCAATCTCGATCCTCTCAAACTTAACGATTGAACTTTGATTTCGTAAACAAGTGGATTACTTTTATGTGTTATTAAAGGAAGTTGTTTAAATTTTTCCAAATTATTCATTTTAtgtgttatttttaaaaaaaaaataaagtgttTTTTTAGGAGAATGCATTTATATATACGCactttgaaaattataatttaatttacagaaaaattaaaagatgtcttttaaaaattattaaaatattatttcatcCATAATTTAATATCTAATTAAGAGAAGAACAAAAATTCTTCTTAGAACTATTAAAAAAATGGAcgataaaataatataatattattttaaatatgtgAATAGTAATTTTTGGACtagatttttataattaaaatctttaaaacaTATCAATTAATTTATCTCTTATTTAGGTTAATagtgtatttaaaaaatatatatccaaGTCAAGCAACAGGTGAAGGCTACATTTGGTGAGGGATAAATAGGGGTACAATCGAATCGAGCTGAGTCGAATGTTTGAATATttaagtttgactcgtttataatcgagctgaTATCAgattttatttaacaaatatattcatagctcacgagcttattcaagTTCTTACGAGCTTAATAactataaattataatttaaatatttattaaaaattaaattatatatttagagaatattataatattcttattaaaatttataattttattctaataaataaaattaatatatttatccatatgtttcataagtagagtgtaaaatatataaattaaatattaaaattattattttttatttaaaagtttatttatgaGCTTAACAAACATGTTTACGAACTAACGAACTACATATTATGAAACATGTGcttagtttgtttatcttaacaagtCTTATTAGACGAGTTtaaacgaacttttatcgaatcgagtttcgaatagttCATGAACGGATtgattcgtttacacccctaggGATAAGCAACTTTATAatataattaagattatattataatattaattattttgtttagtaccattctaaaataaatataatataatcttaattataaaagataataaaattttataatataggTTCTAATTATATTCTAAGatcaatatttaaataaaatttaaatgtcaaatatactCCTAGTCTATTTACTGCATCAATCAGTCATCGAGATAGTTATCATCACCACCGCTACCGTCGACCATCAATGTCTCCATACATCGacaaaaatagtaaaatatttttatcattttataataatataaattatattttttaaaaaaaataattgacaCCAACTTTCACCCAATATAAtagtataatatttattatattatattataaattttattacattataaatttaattatattactcCTAACTAAACAGAGTCGAAGAATAAAACGGAGTCtaagaatataaaaaatatacacaaaattggatGAA includes these proteins:
- the LOC122037998 gene encoding mannose-6-phosphate isomerase 1-like isoform X1, which codes for MEAPLRPLRLRCSVQNYDWGRRGEDSTVARLFERNSGAEIDPSRPYAEFWMGTHESGPSFTGSDSEEVTLKKWIRENPGALGDKVVAKWGTDLPFLFKILSVASALSIQAHPDKELARMLHRMRPNVYKDPNHKPEMAIALTEFKALCGFVSMEELKDVLIGVPEIAELVGNDETNKIICMRELNGYVNAKAVIQSVFTKLMSANKDAILALVSKLKNRLEAENKIRRLSEREQLALLLEKQYHADVGVLAAFFLNYVKLSPGEALYIGPNEPHAYISGECIECMAASDNVVRAGLTPKYIDVPTLCSMLTYKQAFPQILRGIQLNPFITRYTPPFDEFEVDCCILPSKESVVFSPIPGPSIFIIVTGEGRLQTGSTDEERVMEGDVYFVPAHNEIHLSAAPDKPIHLYRSGVNSRIFG
- the LOC122037998 gene encoding mannose-6-phosphate isomerase 1-like isoform X2, producing the protein MEAPLRPLRLRCSVQNYDWGRRGEDSTVARLFERNSGAEIDPSRPYAEFWMGTHESGPSFTGSDSEEVTLKKWIRENPGALGDKVVAKWGTDLPFLFKILSVASALSIQAHPDKELARMLHRMRPNVYKDPNHKPEMAIALTEFKALCGFVSMEELKDVLIGVPEIAELVGNDETNKIICMRELNGYVNAKAVIQSVFTKLMSANKDAILALVSKLKNRLEAENKIRRLSEREQLALLLEKQYHADVGVLAAFFLNYVKLSPGEALYIGPNEPHAYISGECIECMAASDNVVRAGLTPKYIDVPTLCSMLTYKQAFPQILRGIQLNPFITRTIDFHHCDWRRPTADRFYR